In a genomic window of Candidatus Neomarinimicrobiota bacterium:
- a CDS encoding ABC transporter ATP-binding protein, with the protein GLANYEQKYLSGQPYGIQKLVEIARALVARPELILIDEPAAGMNDQETMEIAKIVSEIRDDLGITVLVVEHDMSLVMSISDRVCVLDSGNVLALGVPEKVKEHPDVIRVFLGEEAHA; encoded by the coding sequence GGCTTGGCCAATTATGAGCAGAAGTACCTGTCGGGGCAACCGTATGGGATACAGAAACTGGTAGAAATAGCACGAGCTCTGGTGGCAAGGCCGGAGCTGATTCTTATCGATGAGCCGGCGGCGGGCATGAATGACCAGGAGACCATGGAAATTGCCAAGATCGTGTCCGAAATTCGTGATGATCTTGGTATCACCGTGCTGGTCGTGGAACACGATATGAGTCTCGTCATGAGCATCTCCGACCGCGTTTGCGTTCTCGATTCAGGCAATGTGTTAGCCTTAGGTGTACCAGAGAAGGTGAAGGAGCATCCTGACGTGATCCGGGTTTTTCTGGGGGAAGAAGCTCATGCTTAA
- a CDS encoding ABC transporter ATP-binding protein gives MLNLIGVETFYGKIKALHGVSLEVTDGQLVCILGANGAGKTTILKTISGIVEPEYGTIHFNGEQIDRMDAEEIVSLGICHVPEERRLFPELTVYDNLLMGGFLLKERDLLQTRLEEVYQHFPVLQDREKQLAGTLSGGEQQMVAISRALMLKPKLLLLDEPSLGLSPILVDDIFATIKTLHQSGVTILLVEQNVNHALRIADYGYVLTAGKIFLSGTYDELREEDKVREMYLGEGKYVRRSKLWGVT, from the coding sequence ATGCTTAATCTCATCGGTGTCGAGACATTTTACGGCAAGATTAAGGCCCTTCACGGTGTATCGCTTGAGGTGACGGACGGGCAGCTGGTTTGTATCTTGGGAGCTAATGGAGCCGGCAAGACCACCATTCTGAAGACTATTAGCGGTATCGTGGAGCCTGAGTACGGTACGATTCATTTTAACGGGGAGCAAATCGATCGGATGGATGCGGAAGAAATTGTCTCCCTCGGTATTTGTCACGTTCCTGAAGAACGGCGACTGTTTCCGGAACTGACGGTGTATGACAATCTCCTCATGGGTGGGTTTCTGCTTAAGGAGAGGGATTTGCTACAGACGAGACTGGAAGAGGTGTATCAGCATTTTCCGGTCTTGCAAGATAGGGAGAAACAGCTGGCGGGAACGCTCAGCGGCGGAGAGCAGCAGATGGTTGCTATCTCCCGCGCCCTTATGCTCAAGCCCAAGCTCCTCCTGCTGGACGAACCGTCCCTCGGCCTTTCGCCTATCCTCGTCGATGATATCTTTGCTACCATAAAGACCCTTCATCAATCGGGTGTCACTATCTTGCTTGTGGAACAGAATGTGAATCACGCCTTAAGGATCGCCGATTATGGCTACGTCCTGACGGCGGGGAAGATATTCCTGAGCGGTACGTATGATGAGCTCCGCGAAGAAGATAAAGTGAGAGAGATGTACCTCGGTGAAGGGAAGTATGTGAGACGGTCGAAACTGTGGGGCGTCACCTGA